A part of Vicia villosa cultivar HV-30 ecotype Madison, WI unplaced genomic scaffold, Vvil1.0 ctg.000114F_1_1, whole genome shotgun sequence genomic DNA contains:
- the LOC131624393 gene encoding G2/mitotic-specific cyclin S13-7-like — MKILCFHRNSEIVNEDSRDHDTKNSIHIEDKLSDYDDDLYQFYHQEECQIIPNSKGYKVDSEMRRNVVDWLIYLHYDLELVSETLYLSVNILDRFLSKNNFEVSTMNEFKLIGITSLLLASKYEQRSEIGVSDLVEYSFTLDEICEMENLILKELGWILTVPTCYMFLGINLRTCLLSDKDKIMENMVLFFSELSLTHYQIVCDYKPSVIVASAVYCARNVIGRYPLWSNELKVCCGYSEENLSSCAKVMMDLRNEICRDGSMHVFKKFSSLIG, encoded by the coding sequence ATGAAGATACTTTGTTTTCACCGCAACTCTGAAATTGTTAACGAAGATTCAAGGGATCATGATACAAAAAACTCTATCCACATTGAAGACAAATTGAGTGATTACGATGATGATCTCTACCAATTCTATCACCAAGAAGAGTGTCAAATTATTCCCAACTCAAAAGGGTACAAAGTTGATAGTGAGATGAGAAGGAATGTGGTAGATTGGTTGATATACTTACATTATGATTTGGAACTCGTGTCGGAAACCCTATATCTTAGTGTCAACATCCTTGATCGGTTTCTctcaaaaaataattttgaagtgTCAACCATGAATGAATTTAAACTCATTGGTATCACGTCATTGTTGTTAGCTTCTAAATATGAACAAAGAAGTGAGATTGGTGTTAGCGACCTAGTAGAATACTCTTTTACTCTGGATGAAATATGTGAAATGGAGAATCTTATATTAAAAGAGCTCGGCTGGATTTTAACGGTTCCAACATGTTATATGTTTCTTGGTATAAACCTAAGAACATGTCTTTTATCTGATAAAGACAAGATCATGGAAAACATGGTGCTTTTCTTCTCTGAGCTGAGTTTGACGCATTATCAAATTGTGTGTGATTATAAGCCTTCTGTAATTGTTGCTTCTGCGGTGTATTGTGCGAGAAATGTTATTGGAAGATATCCTCTGTGGAGTAATGAGTTGAAGGTGTGTTGTGGATACTCCGAAGAGAATTTAAGTTCTTGTGCTAAGGTTATGATGGATTTGCGTAATGAAATTTGTAGAGATGGAAGCATGCATGTTTTTaagaaattttcaagtttaatagGATAG